The genome window GGCAATGATGCGTTTTCCTGACTGCTCGAAGCGTTGAATAATCTCAGCTTGGCGTTGTTGATCTTTGATCATCTCAAAACCAGCGATAACAAAATCATGGCCGATACACATTAGCACATTGGTGTGATAGATGGCGACGCCGTGCTTATCCTGGGCATCAAAAACTACAGGTTGAAAATTAAATTGATGACAAAACTCTAACAGGGCTTTTGAATGAACGCGTTTTGAACGGGCAACATAAGCGGTTTTCTCGATATGGTCTAATACCATAGCGCCAGTACCTTCGAGGTAAATATCCTGCGATTCTAGCGCGGAATAGTCAATAATATCTTGTACATGATACTGAGTTTTCAGTAATTCAATGACATCGCTTCGGCGTTCTTTGCGGCGATTTTTGGCATACATAGGATAAATAACAACGCGGCCATCAGCATGGGTTGAAAACCAATTATTGGGAAATACCGAATCCGGCGTTTGCTCACCTTGGTCTTCAAAAAGATGTACTTTAACCCCTGCGGCGGTTAGCTGCTCGCTTGC of Thalassotalea insulae contains these proteins:
- the ctlX gene encoding citrulline utilization hydrolase CtlX; translated protein: MLFCPQAPSAVVMIRPHHFFPNEETKQDNHFQTKAQLDKAIVSRKAYQQLTQASEQLTAAGVKVHLFEDQGEQTPDSVFPNNWFSTHADGRVVIYPMYAKNRRKERRSDVIELLKTQYHVQDIIDYSALESQDIYLEGTGAMVLDHIEKTAYVARSKRVHSKALLEFCHQFNFQPVVFDAQDKHGVAIYHTNVLMCIGHDFVIAGFEMIKDQQRQAEIIQRFEQSGKRIIALSEQQINAFCGNALELQGSSGRILALSATAYAALTTAQKTQLAQSVTLMPLDVSAIETAGGSVRCMLAGIHLAKR